A single Mytilus trossulus isolate FHL-02 chromosome 12, PNRI_Mtr1.1.1.hap1, whole genome shotgun sequence DNA region contains:
- the LOC134692170 gene encoding uncharacterized protein LOC134692170 yields the protein MMKKNSTAMEAEDVQQNEKIPLKRRLSLGDIPMTETNGKHLLSPDECFYIGRADSTARMSSSEANSVCRHRIRITEVVPSHSSIIDGRDTDWRLSLHQFSSKKQNKEERSKFSKRIRSYYKAQDELIGAFEDIQLGVDEDMDDSEEARQLIKTAGLYAKITFFANLVLLAAKAVAAFLSGSISIISSLVDSVVDLSSGVIIWVTGRAIRQRLPYVYPQGRTKLEPIAIVILSVVMSLASVQLIRESIEKIINLTTGDSKPPTVDIATIVITASAIVIKFVLWLVCRRIKTPTVQALALDHRNDVLSNAVALVCGYVGSQELLDKTGEKGLIYVDPIGAIVISIYIIINWWITGYGQIKMLTGHTAKPDFLKKLTWICVNHHPKVQYVDTVRAFHFGNNFLVEVDIVLPEEMTLKEAHDIGEPLQQKLERLKEVERAFVHLDYEFEHNPLTEHKMA from the exons GGCAAACACCTTCTAAGCCCTGATGAATGTTTCTATATAGGAAGAGCTGATTCTACTGCCAGAATGTCTAGTTCAGAAGCCAATTCTGTATGTCGTCATCGGATACGAATCACAGAAGTGGTGCCATCACATAGCAGTATTATAGATG GTCGTGACACAGATTGGAGATTATCATTACATCAATTCAGTTCcaagaaacaaaacaaagaagaaAGATCTAAGTTTTCAAAACGTATTCG gtcATACTATAAAGCCCAGGATGAACTGATTGGAGCATTTGAGGACATACAACTAGGTGTGGATGAAGATATGGACGATTCTGAAGAAGCTAGACAACTTATCAAAACAGCCGGCTTGTATGCTAAAATAACATTCTTTGCTAATCTT gtATTATTAGCAGCTAAGGCTGTTGCTGCATTTTTGTCGggatctatatctataatatccAGTTTAGTTGACAGTGTCGTAGACTTGTCATCAGGTGTGATTATCTGGGTCACAGGAAGAGCCATACGACAAAGGCTTCCATATGTATATCCTCAAG GTCGTACCAAGTTGGAACCAATAGCCATTGTGATATTATCAGTTGTGATGAGTTTAGCATCCGTCCAGTTGATCAGGGAATCAATAGAGAAAATCATTAATTTGACAACAGGTGACAGCAAACCACCAACAGTTGATATTGCTACCATAGTAATCACTGCGTCAGCCATAG TTATTAAGTTTGTGTTGTGGTTAGTATGCAGACGTATAAAAACACCAACAGTTCAAGCGCTGGCTCTTGATCATCGGAATGATGTTTTGTCAAATGCAGTGGCTTTGGTGTGTGGATATGTAG gGTCCCAGGAATTATTAGATAAAACTGGTGAAAAGGGACTAATTTATGTGGACCCGATTGGAGCAATcgttatatctatttatatcattataaacTGGTGGATCACAGGATATG GTCAGATTAAGATGTTGACTGGACATACAGCGAAACCTGATTTCCTGAAAAAATTAACATGGATTTGTGTCAATCATCATCCTAAAGTTCAATACGTAGATACTGTACGAGCTTTTCACTTCGGAAATAATTTCCTCGTAGAAGTGGACATTGTCCTTCCGGAGGAAATGACCCTCAAAGAAGCCCATGACATTGGGGAACCCCTTCAACAAAAGCTGGAAAGACTGAAAGAAGTGGAAAGAGCATTCGTACATTTGGATTATGAATTTGAACATAACCCATTGACTGAACACAAGATGGCCTGA